The following proteins are co-located in the Myxococcota bacterium genome:
- a CDS encoding alpha/beta hydrolase, whose translation MPYLEASDGAQIFWRAAGNGAPLLLSCASFSTHAHWAGQEAELARFARVISWDYRGHGLSDAPEEPSRYTLAQVVDDLERVHRAAAGDSPAIAAGLSVGGIVSLSYARARPERVRALVLCNTGPGFKNPEALAQWNDMLERAAAKMGEVGLEKYLEGKRASAELLGLHPDSAWAQRARAGLLCSSVPGLQRFARGVAGPVPNLVDALPEIAQPALVLVGEHDQNFQRASHVLAAKLPNVERVEIAGAGHVLNLDQPQAFVRELERFVRSQL comes from the coding sequence TTGCCTTACCTCGAGGCGAGCGATGGCGCGCAGATCTTCTGGCGCGCGGCCGGCAACGGAGCTCCGCTGCTCTTGTCGTGCGCCTCGTTCTCGACTCACGCGCACTGGGCGGGGCAAGAGGCCGAGCTGGCGCGCTTCGCGCGCGTGATTTCATGGGACTACCGCGGCCACGGTCTCTCCGACGCGCCGGAGGAGCCTTCCCGCTACACCCTGGCGCAGGTGGTCGACGACCTGGAGCGGGTCCACCGCGCCGCGGCGGGTGACTCGCCGGCGATCGCCGCGGGGCTGTCCGTCGGCGGCATAGTGTCACTCTCCTACGCGCGCGCCCGGCCCGAGCGGGTGCGCGCCCTGGTCCTGTGCAACACCGGTCCGGGCTTCAAGAACCCCGAGGCGCTGGCGCAGTGGAACGACATGCTGGAGCGCGCGGCCGCCAAGATGGGCGAGGTCGGGCTCGAGAAGTATCTCGAAGGGAAGCGCGCGAGCGCCGAGCTGCTCGGACTGCATCCCGACTCGGCCTGGGCGCAGCGCGCCCGCGCCGGCCTCTTGTGCTCCTCCGTGCCCGGCCTGCAGCGCTTCGCGCGGGGCGTGGCGGGCCCGGTGCCGAACCTGGTCGACGCGCTGCCCGAGATCGCCCAGCCCGCGCTCGTCTTGGTGGGCGAGCACGACCAGAATTTCCAGCGCGCCTCGCACGTCCTGGCCGCGAAGCTCCCGAACGTGGAGCGGGTCGAGATCGCGGGCGCGGGCCACGTGCTCAACCTCGACCAGCCGCAGGCCTTCGTGCGCGAGCTGGAGCGCTTCGTCCGGAGCCAGCTTTGA
- a CDS encoding sigma-70 family RNA polymerase sigma factor, whose translation MPDEDARLMLAFQKGDRRAFEALFARYTPRVLTFLTRMVRDRARAEELTQDVFIRIYNAADRYEPRARFSTYLFGIAHNIALNELARAHRKHEQARSDLTELGAIDPAPSPVEKLSAERTRERLERALADLPERQRAALLLRSEQGLDYEEIAGSLDTTVASVKSLLHRARESLLAALGEDEI comes from the coding sequence ATGCCGGACGAAGATGCGCGCCTGATGCTGGCCTTCCAGAAAGGAGACCGGCGCGCGTTCGAAGCCCTCTTTGCGCGCTACACGCCCCGCGTTCTCACCTTTCTCACACGGATGGTGCGAGACCGCGCTCGCGCCGAGGAGCTGACGCAGGACGTGTTCATCCGCATCTACAACGCCGCAGATCGCTACGAGCCCAGAGCCCGGTTCTCGACCTACCTGTTCGGGATCGCGCACAACATCGCGCTGAACGAGCTGGCGCGGGCGCACCGGAAGCACGAGCAGGCCCGCAGCGATCTGACCGAGCTGGGCGCGATCGACCCCGCGCCGAGCCCGGTCGAGAAGCTCAGCGCGGAGCGCACGCGCGAGCGGCTGGAGCGCGCGCTCGCCGATCTGCCGGAGCGGCAGCGCGCGGCGCTGCTGTTGCGCAGCGAGCAGGGTCTGGACTACGAGGAGATCGCAGGCTCACTCGACACGACGGTCGCGAGCGTGAAGAGCCTGCTGCACCGGGCGCGCGAGAGCTTGCTCGCCGCGCTCGGGGAGGACGAGATCTGA
- a CDS encoding zf-HC2 domain-containing protein: protein MDCKRDREEIAAYVDGELAGEARAELESHLSACAACRAEVAAQERLAHAFATLPEVTPAGDFEARFWARVAREGEARESRWKRWFGWRNILGAALVTAVALLLFLPLPERPAGDQGPLRLPLAAHAKVDPDVKIVSNPKDFELLQDPDIDAISEVDVLEDWDDNPPS, encoded by the coding sequence ATGGACTGCAAGCGAGACCGCGAAGAGATCGCAGCCTACGTAGACGGAGAGCTCGCGGGCGAGGCCCGCGCCGAGCTCGAGTCACACCTCTCGGCCTGCGCGGCCTGCCGCGCCGAGGTCGCCGCACAGGAGCGCCTGGCCCACGCCTTCGCCACGCTTCCGGAGGTGACTCCCGCCGGGGACTTCGAGGCGCGCTTCTGGGCGCGCGTCGCGCGCGAAGGCGAGGCGCGAGAGAGTCGCTGGAAGCGCTGGTTCGGCTGGCGGAACATCCTGGGCGCGGCCCTGGTCACGGCCGTGGCGCTCTTGCTCTTCCTGCCGCTGCCGGAGCGGCCGGCCGGCGACCAGGGGCCGCTCCGGCTGCCGCTCGCAGCCCACGCGAAGGTCGACCCCGACGTGAAGATCGTGAGCAACCCGAAGGACTTCGAGCTCCTTCAGGACCCCGACATCGACGCGATCTCCGAGGTGGACGTGCTCGAGGATTGGGATGACAACCCGCCGAGCTGA